The Terracoccus luteus genome includes a region encoding these proteins:
- a CDS encoding zinc-dependent alcohol dehydrogenase family protein, which produces MRAVVFDEYGQTPDVREVAEPGCPPGAVVVRVEATGVCRSDWHAWKGHDPVALPHTPGHEFAGVVDRVGGGVTRVQVGDRVTVPFTCGCGVCDFCRTGQAQVCPDQYQPGFTGPGSFAELVMVPAADTNVVVLPDEVDTTAAAALGCRFATAFRAVQGQGRVGAGQWLVVLGCGGVGLSAVMVGVALGARVVAVDLSPAALTRARELGAELTLDAADLSALVERVREVTGGGAHVGVDAIGSPSVAAASVRLLRPRGRHVQVGLLLGPDAATALPMDLVVSRELEVLGSHGMAAADYPVMMALVADGRLDPASLVGRVIGLDEAGDALAAMDGPTGPGLTVVRLTPS; this is translated from the coding sequence ATGCGCGCCGTCGTGTTCGACGAGTACGGGCAGACCCCCGACGTGCGTGAGGTGGCCGAGCCCGGCTGCCCGCCCGGTGCCGTAGTCGTCCGGGTGGAGGCCACGGGCGTCTGTCGGTCGGACTGGCACGCGTGGAAGGGCCACGACCCGGTCGCGCTGCCGCACACCCCGGGCCACGAGTTCGCCGGGGTGGTGGACCGGGTGGGGGGCGGCGTCACGCGCGTGCAGGTCGGCGACCGGGTCACCGTCCCCTTCACGTGCGGCTGCGGGGTGTGCGACTTCTGCCGCACCGGTCAGGCGCAGGTCTGCCCCGACCAGTACCAGCCGGGCTTCACCGGGCCCGGCTCGTTCGCCGAGCTCGTCATGGTCCCGGCGGCCGACACCAACGTCGTCGTGCTGCCCGACGAGGTCGACACGACGGCCGCGGCGGCGCTCGGCTGCCGCTTTGCCACCGCCTTCCGGGCCGTGCAGGGCCAGGGCCGCGTCGGGGCGGGCCAGTGGCTCGTCGTGCTCGGCTGCGGCGGCGTGGGGCTGTCGGCCGTCATGGTCGGCGTGGCCCTCGGGGCCCGGGTCGTCGCGGTCGACCTCTCGCCCGCTGCCCTCACCCGGGCCCGCGAGCTGGGCGCCGAGCTCACCCTCGACGCCGCCGACCTGTCGGCCCTCGTCGAGCGGGTGCGCGAGGTGACCGGCGGTGGCGCGCACGTCGGCGTCGACGCGATCGGGTCGCCTTCCGTCGCCGCGGCGTCGGTGCGGCTGCTGCGACCGCGCGGTCGGCACGTGCAGGTCGGGCTGCTGCTCGGTCCGGACGCCGCCACCGCCCTACCGATGGACCTCGTCGTCTCCCGCGAGCTCGAGGTGCTCGGCTCACACGGCATGGCCGCGGCCGACTACCCGGTCATGATGGCGCTCGTCGCCGACGGCCGGCTCGACCCGGCGTCGCTCGTCGGCCGGGTCATCGGGCTCGACGAGGCCGGTGACGCGCTCGCCGCCATGGACGGTCCGACCGGCCCCGGCCTCACCGTCGTCCGCCTCACCCCCTCCTGA
- a CDS encoding helix-turn-helix domain-containing protein: MSRASEERNRALLRAKDAMDASYAQALDVDALARLACCSPSHFIRTFAATFGETPHRYLQRRRVERAMHLLRSTSMPVTEVCWAVGFASLGTFTRTFTRVVGETPTAYRGRGPLPPTPSCFAMAWLRPSSFGEARPGPGALTSAP, encoded by the coding sequence GTGAGCCGGGCGAGCGAGGAACGCAACCGCGCCCTGCTGCGGGCCAAGGACGCCATGGACGCCTCGTACGCGCAGGCGCTCGACGTCGATGCCCTGGCGCGCCTGGCGTGCTGCTCGCCGAGCCACTTCATCCGCACGTTCGCGGCGACGTTCGGCGAGACGCCGCACCGCTACCTCCAGCGCCGCCGGGTCGAGCGCGCCATGCACCTGCTGCGCTCCACCTCGATGCCGGTGACGGAGGTGTGCTGGGCGGTCGGGTTCGCCAGCCTCGGGACCTTCACGCGCACCTTCACGCGGGTGGTCGGTGAGACCCCGACCGCGTACCGCGGCCGGGGGCCGCTGCCGCCGACCCCGTCCTGCTTCGCCATGGCATGGCTGCGGCCGAGCAGTTTCGGAGAAGCGCGGCCGGGCCCCGGCGCCCTAACGTCGGCGCCATGA
- a CDS encoding VOC family protein produces the protein MITSLAITSLYVLDQDEALDFYVGTLGLEIGTDADLGFMRFLTVRVPGETREVLLERPGAPSMDDATAGQVRDLVTKGAAGTLFFQTDDVQGLWRDLQSKGVELPEEPVDRGYGTDFGFRDPFGNHVRVSQPPR, from the coding sequence ATGATCACCTCGCTCGCCATCACGTCCCTCTACGTCCTCGACCAGGACGAGGCCCTCGACTTCTACGTCGGCACCCTCGGCCTCGAGATCGGCACCGACGCCGACCTCGGCTTCATGCGCTTCCTCACCGTCCGCGTCCCCGGCGAGACCCGCGAGGTCCTGCTCGAGCGGCCCGGCGCACCGTCGATGGACGACGCCACCGCGGGCCAGGTCCGCGACCTCGTGACGAAGGGCGCGGCCGGCACGCTCTTCTTCCAGACCGACGACGTGCAGGGTCTGTGGCGCGACCTGCAGAGCAAGGGCGTCGAGCTGCCCGAGGAGCCCGTCGACCGCGGCTACGGCACCGACTTCGGCTTCCGTGACCCGTTCGGCAACCACGTGCGCGTCTCGCAGCCGCCCCGCTGA
- a CDS encoding NHL domain-containing thioredoxin family protein, with the protein MTTPASERARVKVRAPELVGRGWLNTGGRELSLADLRGRVLLLDFWTFCCVNCLHVIDELRELEARFPDVLTIVGVHSPKFEHEADPDALAAAVERYGVHHPVLDDPDLVTWKAYTARAWPTLVVVDPEGYVVASMSGEGHAAGLVSLVDELVAEHGAKGTLQPGDDPYVAPPPADTALRFPGKVAALPDGSFVVSDSANAAIVHLEGDLETERHRWAGGPLREPQGVLLPDPAVRERLGVDVVVADAGAHLLLGLTFADGGVRVLAGTGDQLRERVGAGARPALQQALSTPWDLAPLGDRVVVAMAGTHQLWAWTPGNTPENGTVEVIGGTTNEGLRDGRLDNAWFAQPSGLATSADGRTVWVADSETSALRSVTTDEAGALVVTTHVGTGLFDFGHRDGAAADALLQHPLGVTVLPDGSVAVSDTYNGAVRRFDPATGLVSTIAQGLAEPSDAVAETDAENGEARLVVVESAAHRLTRVALPADARHGEHVDGAAHRTQRPPTPLPSGEVELEVTFVPPAGQKLDDRWGDPTMLQVSATPEHLVVEGAGRSRGLRRTIRLASDIPTEGAGPTGTLHVSVQAAACDGDPETGEVPEHAACHLFQQDWGIPVTIDPSAPARLVLDLRGA; encoded by the coding sequence GTGACCACCCCGGCCTCGGAGCGGGCCCGCGTCAAGGTGCGCGCCCCCGAGCTCGTCGGACGCGGCTGGCTCAACACCGGTGGGCGTGAGCTGAGCCTGGCCGACCTGCGCGGCCGCGTCCTCCTGCTCGACTTCTGGACCTTCTGCTGCGTCAACTGCCTGCACGTCATCGACGAGCTGCGCGAGCTCGAGGCCCGCTTCCCCGACGTGCTGACGATCGTCGGCGTGCACTCGCCCAAGTTCGAGCACGAGGCCGACCCCGACGCCCTCGCCGCCGCCGTCGAGCGGTACGGCGTGCACCACCCGGTGCTCGACGACCCCGACCTCGTCACGTGGAAGGCCTACACCGCGCGGGCCTGGCCCACGCTCGTCGTCGTCGACCCCGAGGGCTACGTCGTCGCGTCGATGTCGGGCGAGGGCCACGCCGCCGGTCTCGTCTCGCTCGTCGACGAGCTCGTGGCCGAGCACGGCGCCAAGGGCACCCTGCAGCCCGGCGACGACCCCTACGTCGCGCCGCCGCCGGCCGACACCGCACTCCGCTTCCCGGGCAAGGTGGCCGCCCTGCCCGACGGCTCGTTCGTCGTCTCCGACAGCGCGAACGCCGCCATCGTCCACCTCGAGGGCGACCTCGAGACCGAGCGCCACCGCTGGGCCGGCGGCCCGCTGCGTGAGCCGCAGGGCGTCCTGCTCCCCGACCCGGCCGTGCGCGAGCGGCTGGGGGTCGACGTCGTCGTCGCGGATGCCGGCGCCCACCTCCTGCTCGGCCTGACGTTCGCCGACGGCGGGGTCCGTGTGCTCGCCGGCACGGGCGACCAGCTGCGCGAGCGGGTCGGCGCGGGCGCCCGGCCGGCCCTGCAGCAGGCCCTGTCGACCCCGTGGGACCTCGCGCCGCTCGGCGACCGCGTCGTCGTCGCCATGGCCGGCACCCATCAGCTGTGGGCGTGGACGCCGGGCAACACCCCCGAGAACGGCACGGTCGAGGTCATCGGCGGCACGACCAACGAGGGGCTGCGCGACGGCCGGCTCGACAATGCGTGGTTCGCCCAGCCGTCGGGCCTGGCCACCTCGGCCGACGGCCGCACGGTGTGGGTGGCCGACAGCGAGACGTCGGCGCTGCGCTCCGTCACGACCGACGAGGCCGGGGCGCTCGTCGTCACGACGCACGTCGGCACCGGCCTGTTCGACTTCGGCCACCGCGACGGCGCCGCCGCCGACGCGCTGCTGCAGCACCCGCTCGGCGTGACCGTGCTGCCCGACGGCTCCGTCGCCGTCAGCGACACGTACAACGGGGCGGTCCGCCGCTTCGACCCCGCCACGGGCCTCGTGAGCACGATCGCGCAGGGACTGGCCGAGCCGAGTGACGCCGTCGCCGAGACCGACGCGGAGAACGGCGAGGCCCGTCTCGTCGTCGTCGAGTCGGCCGCCCACCGCCTGACCCGCGTGGCCCTACCGGCCGACGCCCGGCACGGCGAGCACGTCGACGGGGCGGCGCACCGCACCCAGCGGCCCCCGACGCCGCTCCCGTCCGGCGAGGTCGAGCTCGAGGTGACGTTCGTGCCCCCTGCCGGTCAGAAGCTCGACGACCGCTGGGGCGACCCGACGATGCTGCAGGTGTCGGCGACGCCCGAGCACCTCGTCGTCGAGGGCGCCGGGCGGTCGCGCGGCCTGCGTCGCACCATCCGGCTGGCCTCCGACATCCCCACCGAGGGTGCCGGGCCCACCGGGACGCTGCACGTGTCGGTCCAGGCGGCCGCCTGCGACGGCGACCCCGAGACGGGAGAGGTGCCCGAGCACGCCGCCTGCCACCTCTTCCAGCAGGACTGGGGCATCCCCGTCACCATCGACCCGTCCGCCCCCGCCCGCCTCGTGCTCGACCTGCGCGGGGCGTGA
- a CDS encoding carbon-nitrogen family hydrolase, whose product MKVAVIQLAYGDDESVAERTDRVVALVEAQAGHDLVVLPELWPAGGFDYGRWSERAEPLDGPVATALSAAARRAGVTLHGGSIVERGTPVGDGDHGVWNTSLVFGPDGTLVARYRKIHRFGFGEGEPMLMDAGHELVVLDVPTADGPPVRVGLSTCYDLRFPELYRRLLDDGARVLVVPAAWPMRRVAHWTLLGQARAVENQCVVVQCNTAGTHARHEMGGHSQVVDATGNVLAAAGAEQEVLSIDIDTAAVDIWRRDFPVLADRRLS is encoded by the coding sequence ATGAAGGTGGCCGTCATCCAGCTCGCCTACGGCGACGACGAGTCGGTGGCCGAGCGCACCGACCGGGTCGTCGCCCTCGTCGAGGCCCAGGCCGGGCACGACCTCGTCGTGCTGCCCGAGCTGTGGCCCGCCGGAGGTTTCGACTACGGGCGCTGGTCGGAGCGGGCCGAGCCCCTCGACGGCCCCGTCGCGACGGCCCTCTCGGCCGCGGCCCGGCGTGCCGGCGTCACGCTGCACGGAGGTTCGATCGTCGAGCGCGGCACGCCGGTCGGGGACGGTGACCACGGGGTGTGGAACACGAGCCTCGTCTTCGGCCCCGACGGCACCCTCGTCGCGCGCTACCGCAAGATCCACCGCTTCGGGTTCGGCGAGGGCGAGCCGATGCTCATGGACGCCGGTCACGAGCTCGTCGTGCTCGACGTCCCGACGGCGGACGGCCCGCCGGTGCGCGTGGGTCTGTCCACCTGCTACGACCTGCGCTTCCCCGAGCTCTACCGCCGGCTGCTCGACGACGGCGCCCGGGTGCTCGTCGTGCCCGCCGCGTGGCCGATGCGTCGCGTCGCCCACTGGACCCTGCTCGGGCAGGCCCGGGCGGTCGAGAACCAGTGCGTCGTCGTGCAGTGCAACACCGCCGGCACGCACGCCCGCCACGAGATGGGCGGACACTCGCAGGTCGTCGACGCCACAGGGAACGTTCTCGCCGCCGCGGGCGCTGAGCAGGAGGTGCTGAGCATCGACATCGACACCGCGGCGGTCGACATCTGGCGCCGCGACTTCCCCGTCCTCGCCGACCGGAGGCTGTCGTGA
- a CDS encoding bifunctional copper resistance protein CopD/cytochrome c oxidase assembly protein, whose translation MPGRTGTRPEGVSRPGRPLAYGPVLAVVAVGLLATVVAAAFSGAAAAPPVGINDAGAVVRWALPAVRVVHDVTASLTFGALLLVGALVPRWRGAGALDDPRVAQGLRLAMLSGFVWALAGLVGVVLGFSDAAALPPGHPAFASELMASVWSLEALRVGIISAGCAFVVATGCALARSRWAALGLAAVALFGILVLGLAGHAGGSADHETAVNALGAHLLSAATWVGGLLALLVLRPTLGPTLAVVARRYSSLALWSFVTLGVSGVMVASTRLAGLSDLTTDYGILVVVKVLAFVALGVAGWWHRRSTLTAMETGAGAGGSRLGRPFVRLALGEGVVMALAFGVAAALARSAPPVPETTADPTAALALTGFPAPDAPTALSWVTAWRVEWLFLATGLLAIGLYVAGVVRLHRRGDRWPVGRTVNWVVGWLVFLYATNGALGIYGRVAFSWHMTLHMVEAMVVPIFLVLGAPVTLALRALAARKDGSVGPREIVLRVVHSKVFAVAGNPIFAAVFFFASLVAFYWTGLFELALTTHTGHLLMTAHFVLAGYLFAWVLVGVDPGPKRWSPALRLIVLFATIAFHAFFGVAMISGTDVIAPDFFRTIDIAWVPDLLADQRNGGSVAWAIGELPALALALVVAAQWFRSDRAEGVRRDRRADRDGDAELNEYNERLARMAGRRDDA comes from the coding sequence GTGCCGGGACGCACCGGCACCCGACCCGAGGGCGTCTCCCGCCCCGGTCGCCCACTCGCCTACGGACCCGTGCTCGCGGTCGTGGCGGTGGGTCTCCTGGCCACCGTCGTCGCGGCCGCCTTCTCCGGCGCGGCGGCCGCCCCTCCGGTCGGCATCAACGACGCCGGTGCCGTCGTGCGCTGGGCCCTGCCGGCCGTGCGTGTCGTGCACGACGTCACCGCCTCCCTCACCTTCGGGGCCCTGCTGCTGGTCGGTGCCCTCGTGCCGCGCTGGCGCGGCGCCGGTGCGCTCGACGACCCCCGCGTCGCCCAGGGCCTGCGCCTCGCCATGCTCTCGGGCTTCGTCTGGGCGCTCGCCGGCCTCGTCGGGGTCGTGCTCGGCTTCAGCGACGCCGCCGCCCTGCCCCCGGGGCACCCCGCCTTCGCCTCCGAGCTCATGGCGTCGGTGTGGTCGCTCGAGGCGCTGCGGGTCGGCATCATCAGCGCCGGCTGCGCGTTCGTCGTCGCCACCGGCTGCGCCCTCGCCCGGTCGCGCTGGGCCGCCCTCGGCCTGGCCGCCGTCGCACTCTTCGGCATCCTCGTCCTCGGCCTGGCCGGCCACGCCGGCGGGTCGGCCGACCACGAGACGGCCGTCAACGCCCTCGGCGCCCACCTGCTGAGCGCCGCCACGTGGGTCGGCGGCCTGCTCGCGCTGCTCGTGCTGCGTCCCACCCTCGGCCCCACCCTCGCGGTCGTCGCCCGCCGCTACTCCTCGCTCGCGCTGTGGTCGTTCGTCACCCTCGGTGTCTCGGGCGTCATGGTGGCGAGCACGCGTCTGGCCGGGCTGTCCGACCTCACGACCGACTACGGCATCCTCGTCGTCGTCAAGGTGCTCGCGTTCGTGGCCCTCGGCGTCGCCGGGTGGTGGCACCGCCGCTCGACCCTGACCGCCATGGAGACGGGCGCGGGGGCAGGCGGGTCGCGCCTCGGCCGACCCTTCGTGCGGCTCGCCCTCGGGGAGGGCGTCGTCATGGCCTTGGCCTTCGGCGTCGCCGCCGCCCTCGCCCGCAGCGCCCCGCCCGTGCCCGAGACGACGGCCGACCCGACGGCGGCGCTGGCGCTCACCGGCTTCCCTGCGCCCGACGCCCCGACCGCCCTGTCGTGGGTGACGGCCTGGCGCGTCGAGTGGCTCTTCCTCGCCACCGGCCTGCTCGCCATCGGCCTCTACGTCGCCGGGGTCGTGCGCCTGCACCGCCGCGGCGACCGCTGGCCCGTCGGCCGCACCGTCAACTGGGTCGTCGGCTGGCTCGTCTTCCTCTACGCCACCAACGGCGCGCTCGGCATCTACGGCCGGGTCGCCTTCTCGTGGCACATGACCCTGCACATGGTCGAGGCGATGGTCGTGCCGATCTTCCTCGTCCTCGGCGCGCCGGTCACCCTCGCCCTGCGGGCCCTCGCCGCGCGCAAGGACGGCTCCGTCGGACCCCGCGAGATCGTCCTGCGGGTCGTGCACTCGAAGGTCTTCGCCGTCGCCGGCAACCCGATCTTCGCCGCCGTCTTCTTCTTCGCCAGCCTCGTCGCCTTCTACTGGACCGGCCTCTTCGAGCTCGCCCTCACCACCCACACGGGCCATCTGCTCATGACGGCCCACTTCGTGCTCGCCGGCTACCTCTTCGCGTGGGTGCTCGTGGGCGTCGACCCCGGCCCGAAGCGCTGGAGCCCCGCGCTGCGCCTCATCGTGCTCTTCGCCACCATCGCCTTCCACGCCTTCTTCGGCGTCGCGATGATCTCGGGCACGGACGTCATCGCCCCCGACTTCTTCCGCACCATCGACATCGCCTGGGTGCCCGACCTGCTCGCCGACCAGCGCAACGGCGGCTCGGTGGCGTGGGCCATCGGTGAGCTGCCCGCCCTCGCGCTCGCCCTCGTCGTCGCCGCCCAGTGGTTCCGCAGCGACAGGGCGGAGGGGGTGCGCCGCGACCGTCGCGCCGACCGTGACGGCGACGCCGAGCTCAACGAGTACAACGAGCGCCTCGCGCGCATGGCCGGCCGCCGCGACGACGCCTGA
- a CDS encoding maleylpyruvate isomerase family mycothiol-dependent enzyme: MPMHPAAPDDRSGLLDAFEQIVNSIIGLGLSCREADFEKPTEYTGWTVKDQIAHVVGAQKAFAGIPRQQVDVPEYAHVRNDLERIVEMDVEARRPQPGRMVVQELAAFHPERMEALRRSSLELDSPITVDVSGVGGMGVDSCSADGMQTGETTFGQQLRLRTIDSWTHEQDLRAALDAPGDLDSAGAALFTEEILGALPRIVAREAKVPAGHDVVIDVSGPVVAREGVRVREGEDGRPFGELLYSGVDRPEGQESHEVTTIHLTTEALTRRAAGRRSVDEIHYSVTGDQDVARRVLEALVLLT, translated from the coding sequence ATGCCCATGCATCCGGCCGCACCCGATGACCGCTCAGGGCTGCTCGACGCCTTCGAGCAGATCGTCAACTCCATCATCGGCCTCGGCCTGTCGTGCCGGGAGGCCGACTTCGAGAAGCCGACCGAGTACACGGGTTGGACCGTGAAGGACCAGATCGCCCACGTCGTCGGCGCGCAGAAGGCCTTCGCCGGCATCCCGCGCCAGCAGGTCGACGTGCCCGAGTACGCCCACGTGCGCAACGACCTCGAGCGCATCGTCGAGATGGACGTCGAGGCCCGGCGCCCGCAGCCCGGCCGCATGGTCGTGCAGGAGCTCGCGGCGTTCCACCCCGAGCGCATGGAGGCGCTGCGCCGCTCGAGCCTCGAGCTCGACTCCCCCATCACCGTCGACGTCAGCGGCGTCGGCGGCATGGGGGTCGACAGCTGCAGCGCCGACGGCATGCAGACCGGGGAGACGACGTTCGGGCAGCAGCTGCGCCTGCGCACCATCGACTCGTGGACCCACGAGCAGGACCTCCGGGCCGCGCTCGACGCCCCCGGCGACCTCGACTCGGCCGGCGCCGCCCTCTTCACCGAGGAGATCCTCGGCGCCCTCCCCCGCATCGTCGCCCGTGAGGCGAAGGTGCCGGCCGGTCACGACGTCGTCATCGACGTCTCCGGCCCCGTCGTCGCCCGTGAGGGCGTGCGGGTGCGCGAGGGGGAGGACGGCCGCCCCTTCGGCGAGCTGCTCTACAGCGGCGTCGACCGGCCGGAGGGCCAGGAGTCGCACGAGGTGACGACCATCCACCTGACGACGGAGGCCCTGACCCGTCGGGCGGCCGGTCGCCGGTCGGTCGACGAGATCCACTACTCGGTGACCGGTGATCAGGACGTCGCCCGTCGCGTCCTCGAGGCGCTCGTCCTGCTCACCTGA
- a CDS encoding type II toxin-antitoxin system HicB family antitoxin: MDTLDRPDVDVSHYTYRVTWSPEDSEFVATVVEFPSLSWLAPSQMEALHGLEAVLADVVVDLQSDGDTVPEPLSERAYSGRFNLRLGQKLHREVALRAAEEDLSINQWVVRKLMADG, translated from the coding sequence ATGGACACTCTCGATCGGCCGGACGTCGACGTTTCTCACTACACCTACCGCGTCACGTGGTCCCCGGAGGACAGCGAGTTCGTGGCCACTGTGGTCGAGTTTCCGTCGCTGTCCTGGTTGGCACCATCGCAGATGGAGGCCCTCCACGGCCTCGAAGCCGTGCTCGCGGATGTCGTGGTCGACCTGCAGTCCGACGGTGACACCGTGCCGGAGCCACTCTCGGAACGGGCGTACTCCGGCCGGTTCAACCTGAGGCTTGGCCAGAAGCTGCACCGCGAGGTGGCCCTGCGCGCAGCCGAGGAGGACCTGAGCATCAACCAGTGGGTCGTCCGGAAGCTCATGGCCGACGGCTGA
- a CDS encoding FAD-dependent oxidoreductase, translating into MTDEDTLDCVVAGGGPAGMVLGYLLARAGLRVTVLEKHADFLRDFRGDTIHPSTLTLLRELGLVEDFLRLPVNRVTTLDAVVDGTRVTVADFGALPGPDAVLVLAPQWDLLDFLARRAGRLPGFRLLMSTTVERAVVERGRVVGVEVSGPDGERTLRAALTVAADGRGSRLREVTGAPPVESGVPVDVLWFHLPKPPDAPPDTLAYVGGDGLVLTIERGDRYQAGHIIAKGGFDALRAAGLPAFRDRLARVAPHLEGPARTLTDWSQVKLLSVQVNRLPQWHRPGFIAIGDAAHAMSPMFGVGVNYAVQDAVALANALALVLLRLKEARNRAADDRSGATPPDRRLAERLAGELDSALAAVQRRRERPVRRMQRLQVLGHRRIARPPRGDRFAPRWVGPVLRVVTPRLRRRVAHFVGVGFLPEHPSPLLLRSAHPADGEIE; encoded by the coding sequence GTGACCGACGAGGACACGCTCGACTGCGTCGTCGCCGGAGGTGGCCCGGCGGGCATGGTGCTCGGCTATCTGCTGGCGCGCGCCGGGCTGCGGGTCACCGTGCTGGAGAAGCACGCCGACTTCCTGCGCGACTTCCGCGGCGACACCATCCACCCCTCGACGCTGACCCTGCTGCGCGAGCTGGGCCTGGTCGAGGACTTCCTCCGACTGCCGGTGAACCGAGTCACGACCCTCGACGCGGTGGTCGACGGCACGCGGGTCACCGTCGCCGACTTCGGCGCGCTGCCCGGGCCGGACGCCGTCCTCGTCCTCGCGCCCCAGTGGGACCTGCTCGACTTCCTCGCCCGCCGGGCCGGACGGCTGCCCGGGTTCCGTCTGCTCATGAGCACGACGGTCGAGCGCGCGGTCGTCGAGCGCGGTCGCGTGGTCGGCGTCGAGGTGAGCGGTCCCGACGGTGAGCGCACTCTGCGTGCCGCGTTGACCGTGGCCGCCGACGGTCGCGGCTCACGGCTGCGCGAGGTGACGGGTGCGCCACCGGTCGAGTCGGGCGTCCCCGTCGACGTGCTGTGGTTCCACCTGCCCAAGCCGCCGGACGCGCCGCCCGACACGCTCGCCTACGTCGGGGGCGACGGCCTGGTGCTGACGATCGAGCGCGGCGACCGCTACCAGGCCGGGCATATCATCGCCAAGGGTGGTTTCGACGCCCTGCGTGCCGCCGGCCTGCCCGCCTTCCGGGACCGTCTCGCGCGCGTCGCGCCCCACCTCGAGGGTCCCGCCCGCACCCTCACCGACTGGAGCCAGGTCAAGCTGCTGTCGGTCCAGGTCAACCGGCTGCCTCAGTGGCACCGTCCGGGGTTCATCGCCATCGGCGACGCGGCGCACGCCATGTCGCCGATGTTCGGGGTCGGCGTCAACTATGCCGTTCAGGATGCCGTGGCGCTGGCCAACGCGCTCGCCCTGGTCCTGCTGCGGCTGAAGGAGGCTCGCAACCGAGCCGCCGACGACCGTTCTGGCGCAACACCACCCGACCGTCGGCTCGCCGAGAGGCTTGCCGGCGAGCTCGACTCCGCGCTCGCCGCCGTGCAACGGCGTCGCGAGCGACCGGTGCGTCGCATGCAGCGGCTGCAGGTGCTCGGGCACCGCCGCATCGCGAGGCCACCGCGGGGCGACCGCTTCGCGCCCCGCTGGGTCGGGCCCGTGCTGCGCGTCGTCACGCCCCGCCTGAGGCGACGGGTGGCGCACTTCGTCGGCGTCGGCTTCCTGCCCGAGCATCCCAGCCCGCTGCTGCTGCGGTCAGCGCACCCGGCTGATGGTGAGATCGAGTGA
- a CDS encoding sigma-70 family RNA polymerase sigma factor, which translates to MTVTSPSPTVTSARSGARVLRLPTTRRRSDASTRALITTFRTSTDEAERHDALEAVTTAHMPLARSLAHRYAGRGLDREDLEQVAFLALLKAIYRFDLDKPTEFGAYATPTITGELRRHFRDRGWLVRPPRELQERRQLVAQARDRLEQKVGHAPAVAELAIDLGLTENAVREAQVASSNLRPASLDARTADGDRPVIDLPDVHGDDPDLDNGILLRAAIDRLSPRDRRLVSLRFSADLTQAEIGEDMGLSAMQVSRLLRRVLGDLRRDLGADGITARSS; encoded by the coding sequence ATGACCGTGACGAGCCCTTCCCCCACCGTGACGAGCGCCCGCTCCGGAGCCCGCGTCCTGCGACTGCCCACGACCCGCCGACGCTCCGACGCCAGCACCCGGGCGCTCATCACCACCTTCCGCACGAGCACCGACGAGGCCGAGCGCCACGACGCCCTCGAGGCGGTGACGACCGCGCACATGCCCCTCGCCCGGTCGCTGGCCCACCGGTACGCCGGTCGCGGCCTCGACCGTGAGGACCTCGAGCAGGTGGCCTTCCTCGCCCTGCTCAAGGCGATCTACCGCTTCGACCTCGACAAGCCCACGGAGTTCGGCGCCTACGCCACCCCGACCATCACCGGCGAGCTGCGCCGCCACTTCCGCGACCGCGGCTGGCTCGTGCGCCCGCCGCGCGAGCTGCAGGAGCGGCGTCAGCTCGTCGCCCAAGCGCGGGATCGCCTGGAGCAGAAGGTCGGTCACGCACCGGCCGTCGCCGAGCTGGCCATCGACCTCGGCCTGACCGAGAACGCCGTCCGTGAGGCACAGGTCGCGAGCTCGAACCTGCGACCGGCCTCGCTCGACGCCCGCACCGCCGACGGCGACCGCCCGGTCATCGACCTGCCCGACGTGCACGGCGACGACCCCGACCTCGACAACGGGATCCTGCTGCGGGCGGCCATCGACCGCCTCTCGCCGCGCGACCGGCGGCTCGTCTCGCTGCGGTTCTCGGCCGACCTCACGCAGGCCGAGATCGGCGAGGACATGGGCCTGTCGGCCATGCAGGTCAGCCGCCTGCTGCGCCGCGTCCTCGGTGACCTCCGGCGCGACCTCGGCGCCGACGGCATCACCGCGCGGTCGTCCTAG